The Arachis hypogaea cultivar Tifrunner chromosome 14, arahy.Tifrunner.gnm2.J5K5, whole genome shotgun sequence DNA window ATTCTATATATGTATAAAAGATTGTCATGTAGATAATAtattgagttaaaaaattaattaatataattgatgatAACAAATATTAGATTATTGGGTTAATtacccaattagttttgattattttagtTTAGTGTTGCAGGCTAAAATAAACATGAAGCAGCAGCCCAAAAAGTAGCCCAAACTGGATGAAATCAAGAAATAAGGCTGGAGGGCAATAAAGCAATGAAAGTCCAAAGAAAAACAAAGCAAGACATATAACGGGCTGAACTTGAGTGATAATCAACCCAAGCCCGATTTGGTTTCAGCAAGCAAATCCCTCCATCATTGCTTTCAAAGCAACGTACACTTTTGCCTGCTTTGGTCAGAACTCAAAGAAAGTGAGAGAAAGCTTCCTCACTAAGCTgatcaccaaagaagcaagaaaaagaaagattgagcttgaaaggcagaagtctaatcaaccatttcaaaccaaatcaagcttaggtaaaAGTTAAAGTTAACCCATTTCTTTATACATGCATCatatcttcttctcttcatcttcaacgtTCTGCCTATCCATTCTGAGATACATGGGAAAGATGTTGTATGTTCTTCACTGCTGTAAATCCACGGTCTCAAACGTATCTTGAGGACCAAGTTGGTTTTTAAGGGCTGAGATAAGGTATTACCATTGGAAACATTTGTTCATGATGACTTGTGGCTTTTGGTCAACCAAAGAGGTCAGAAGCAAAGTCCCAAATTTAAGTAAAAATGGGAGAAAGTGAACGGCTGGGTTGGTGAAGCACATtgctcaagaagttgacctaggaagagcaacgtaaccaagcaacatgcaaggagataaaagaggtttgctgttcattcagaagtcaaggagagaaaaccagagtttggtAAGTTGTGTTCTGTGAAGAGTTTCctgaagaagttcctctacttggataatgctttctttcaaagaagcattcggccaatattgaagaactaaatcagaggcttgcaaatttggtttatcacatagcaaagaggctttgatgaagtcaatctctttcatattttacagattgtaatttacttttcaatatttatctttctgtaatttcttgagtgaaaatgcatattgagagagctcaagtaaaagccatgagaggaaagaggctgagtgatacacttgagagaaaagtctagagttattctcagatttctttaggtatgtctgTATCTTATATCTTGTACATGTGAGGTATCACTTTCTTAGTTGGGTCAGCACTAAGAGTAAAGAGtcaggtattagcataaccaatgtcaagttaggttagaacttgagagtgaaaggattgtgtcaatcttgtggaattggtgtatgtaatacttttaactatagtgaaaattcctccATCGTTGTGGAGGaaactggacgtaggttgcattgcacaaggcaaccgaaccaggatacatgctggtgttagcttctctcttctctgttgtgttctgttttctgatattcatgagacaaaaataaattgtctcataaatttttcgctgctgagtctaaacagaatcagaattgaaagtttatTTTAAAGGATCATTTCAGTAACTGAAAAGAAAGGCACatattcaaccccccttctctaagcctaccacaaccttcataaTATTTTTTGGAGCAAAACTTTACTTATTTTTTGTAGGATTTGTGATAAATAGAGAGcagttaataaatatatatatatatgaaaacttaaaaaacaatGAATGTTTCACAGTTCAAAACTATATCGTTTACATACTAATGTGTTAGCAACTAGACCCACACCACTTTAGATAATGTAAATATATGGACAATTATGTTTTGTTTCACACTATTTATTAATGAAAGGACATACAAGATTTGATATCGTAAAGAATTTTACTGGTATTCTTTTAAGAACTAATATATTCGAGATCGAAATTCTCAAAAATCTAATGGTCACTTTACTTTTAATCCTATTTATATTCTAAAATGATGTTCAAAATACGATcttataatttatctttttaaaacatatttaaGTATTTCTCTATTATGAAATTGTTTGAGTAGTATtaagttattaaaaaaacttttttaaaaatttatttttttatcttttagtatatttgaaaaacttttaatggtagaaataaaatatattttttttagaagttaTAATTCATGTACAGAAAGAAAACTAACGAGAAAGGCAATATTAAAAACACAAGGAATTATTAGTTAAACTTAAGGTATTAACCtcaaattgttattttttaaatttatgagtaataataaaaagaaattgttTTTTTAGGAtataaaaatgagatattagtctcaaatattttaaacttttatattaaatatattacttttcaaaaatataaaacaataataaatatattatgtgTATGCTAAAAATAAGTTATcaaattagttattctatttatttGAATAGAATACATACTACAttacaaaattaatattaaaaataagttaaaaaatacGTGTATTCATACATAAATgtgtaataattaatttagaaacTATTTTTTATAATCGGCTAGCATTTTTGTTACATCGATTTAGTCTCTAGATTTTTTAAAgttataatgattaatttttgttttttatcctAAAGTAAAATGATCATTAGATCTCTAAAAATTTCGATTTCAAACTAATTagtttttaaaggaaaaaaaatactaatttagtCATGTATATTTATGAAAGATTGTCATGTAGATAATAACTTTTAGAGCgaaattttacttattttttgtaaaatttatgATAAATAGAAAACAGTTGATAAAAGGATATATGAAAACTTAAAAGATAGTAAATGTATCACTGTCCAAAACTATATCGTTTACATATTAGTGTGTCAGCAACTAGACTCACACCACTATAGATAATGAAATATATGAACAACTCTATTTCATTTCACACTATTTATTGATGAAAGGACATACAAGATTTACTATGGTATCTTCGAGAATCTATTATCCCTTTATTCTGTATCCTAtttatattctaaaataatatttaaaatacgattttaTAACTTATCTTTTTAAAGCATGTTTAAGTAAAACATTCTCGATTGGAACCATGGAGAATGCACTAAAGGCAATCTGGGGTAAACCAGAGGGATTCAAAGTTTGCGACATGGGCGATAacaaatttcaatttttcttctttaataaagTGGATGTAATCCGTATTGAACGTGGAGCACCGTAGTTGTTCAAAGATTATGTGCTTCATGTCAAACGGTGGAATAAAGAGTATAGCCCTAATGTGGAGATCATAACTAGTTTTCCGGTCTGGACACAATTTTGGGGATTGCCAGAGCCGTATAAAATGCTAGAAGTTTCCAGGAAGTTGAGGGAACAGATTGGCCCAGTACTAGAGGTCGGACTCTTCCAGATGCAGGGTAGAGAGACAAGGATTCTCAAAGCGAAAGTCAGTATGGAGGCAAGCCAAAGAGTTAAAGATAGTTTAAAAATTGCTGGGCCGAATAGGAAGGAGATGGTGATTGGCATTCGATATGAGAGACTTGGGATATGTTATCCTTATTGTGCTCGCATAGGGCATGATGCAAAACACTGTCATCACCTGATAAGAGACATGGAGGCTGATAAAGTTACTCAAGATAGAGTAGAAGAATGGGTGAAAGCCAGCCAAGTTGGTGTGCGTATATTGATAGAAGGGGAAACTAACCATAACCATTCCAATCAGACGCAGAACAGCAGCACACAAAGGAAGAAGAAGCCCGTTCTAAGTTGTCTTTTAGAGGAGCTTGCTGGGATTAACAtgaaggataaagtggaagaAGAGAAAGCAAAGACACATTCTGCATTACCAGCATTTCCCTTACCCCAAAACCGTGAAGATGAGACTGAGAAGATGGAGGTTGTTGTAATTGCGGAACCATCTCCTATGGATGCCCGGGACAAGTACCCGCAGAGTAACCCTAAACAGAGCCCGAAGATTGGAAATGGTAAGAAGTGGAAGAGCCTCTCCAGACAAGGACTATACTCAACAGAAGCCCAGTTAGGAATAAAGAGACGACTGAAGAATGGGGGGACGGATGAATCTCCGAAAAGGGCCAGATTCGAAGAAGATCAGCTAACATGTTTAATGGTGGAGGGTACCAGCCTTCAAATGGTACCCAAGGCACCATGAAAGTTTTAGTGTGGAATTTTCGGGGTTTAGAGAGACCCCTGACTATCCACAACCTTAAAAGGATGAGTAAGTCCCACTCCCCCGAGATTGTTTTTTTTAGTGAGACAAAGAATCAATCTCGACTAGTGGAAGCAAAACTTCGTTCACGTGGATATAGTAATTGGAATATTGTGGACCCAGTTGGGGTGGCTGGTGGCTTAGTTTTGGGATGGAGGGACAGTATCAATCTGCGTATTCGAAATAGTGGTGATTACTTTATAGCAGCAGAGGTTCATGACACAAGCAAAAGCGAGATTTGGGGACTCATTGGAGTTCACCTAAATAGCTCGGACACTATTCGAGACTCTTAGTATAATGAGCTCTTCTCTATTATTCAGTAATTCCAAGGCAGAGTGGTTATTATAGGTGACTTTAATGCTATAGCCGAACAAGCAGAAAAACAGGGTGGTAGTAAAAAATCAGCAACCTCAATTCTAGCATTCAATAACTTCATTAATGTTAATGAGTTATTGGATATTGGAATGGTGGGTCGCCCCTTTACATGGACAAATAGAAGGCAAGATTCAGAATTAGTACAAGAGTGACTGGATCGCGGGTTAGTTGGATTGAGTTGGAAAACACAATACCCGAGTGCTATACTAAACAGGCTTTCAGAATCAAGCTCAGATCATGCCCCCCTCTCTTGGAAACTGATCCCCAAATCTGGCGCAGTAAACGAAAGTTTAAATTCCAAGAGCGGTAATGTTACGAAAGAGAAGTCAGACAGATTGTGGCAGAGGCCTGGGGGTTGGAAGTAGAAGGTTCAGCAATGTATTCTTTGGCCCAAAAACTAAAGCATTGTAGACACAGGATAGTCCAATGGCAGATTCACCATAAAACTAACTCGAAAAGAGAGATTGAAGAGTTACAATCAACCATAGAGGAACTTCGGGCAAGGGGAGTTCATGGTGGTCAGGAGTTGAATGGATTGGAAAAAAgttagaactggcgttcaataaGGAAGAAAGTTATTGGAGAGAAAAATCTCGTGTTAAATGGCTTAAAGAAGGGGACCAGAGTACAAGATTCTTTCATCAGAAATTCCAGTCTCGGATGCGGAAGAATAGAATTTGGAGATTGATTGGTCGAAATGGTGAAGTCGCATCCCAGCCAGAACAAATAGCAAGAGTGGCAAAGGAGTATTTTCGAGATATATTCACATCCAACGATACGGCTGATCCAAACTAGTTCCTTGAGGATTTGGAGCCTAAGGTTACAGCTTCCATGAACCGGAGGCTCCAAGGACCAGTTTCTATGGAGGAGATCAAACGTGCAACTTTCAGTGTCTATCCTCAAAGTGCTCCGGGTGATGACGGTTTCACTGCGAAATTCTTCCATTCCTTTTGGGATATTGTAGGGGGTGATGTGTTTAAAACTGTTAGGAGTTTCTTCCATAATGGTTAGATCCTAAGAAGTTTTAACCATACTCATATCTGTCTTATCCCTAAAATTCTTAATGCTAGCACTATGAACCAGGTGAGACCTATTAGCTTATCTTCTGTTATATACAAAATTATTTCTAAGCTTATGGTGTATAGAATGCAGAGCATTATGAATAAAGTCGTTAGTCCCAATCAAAGTGCATTTTAAAGGGGAGACTTATTTCAGACAATATCCTTATTGCACATGAATGCAtgtattatttgaaaaataaaagaagtggTCTAGACTCTGAAATGGCTATTAAGCTCGATATGAGCAAGGCATATGATAAGGTTGAATGACAATTTCTTTGGTTTATTATGGAAAAGCTAGGCTTTGATTCAAAATGGATTAATTGGACAAGAGAACTAGTAAcgactgttttttattctgtagTTGGGGAAGGACAACCTTTTTGGTTTTTTCAAACCAAATAGGGGTCTTCGCCAAGGCGATCCTCTATCtccatatctttttttttctgtgCAGAAGGGCTATCCTTCTTACTACACAAGACAGAGCAAAATAGGAAAATTCAAGGTGTTCAGATTAATCAAAGATGTCCATCAATTAATCGCTTGCTTTTTGTGGAtaactctattttattttgtaagaGTTCAACTGAGGCAACCCAGAGAATTTTGGAGCTCTTAGACAATTATGAGAGTTTCAGTGGTCAAAAGGTGAACCTGGATAAGTCTGCGGTCTTCTTTAGCCGTAACACCCCCAGGAAACTAGAGTTAACATTGCTCACAACCTCAATATTAATAATATCGGAACCCAAGATAAATATTTGGGACTAGCCTTTGTTGTTCAGAAAACGAAGAAAGCCACGTTCGGAGACattaaagataaaattcaaaAGAAGATACAGGGCTGGAAAAAAAGTTTGTTATCATCTGGTGGGAGGCATACTCTATTAAGGGCAGTTGGTGAAGCAATTCTCATCTATTCGTTGTCTTGTTTTAGACTCCCAAATACTTTACTCGATGAGATTCATAGAATGTTGTCTCAATTTTGGTGGGACCAACAAGGCTCAGAAAGGAGGATCGTATGGATTAAGTAGGATATTATGACAAGACCCAAAAAGGAAGGTGGGCTCGGAATTAAAGATTGGAAAGTCTAGAGAACCAGCAACTTTTTTAagttctggccagcatgtaaccagcaaagaaaagtgagccattggatgaaatctcacattaatctcacaccattcaaatcatcattgatggctacaaCTCACAAAAGTTGCTAGCCCCCTAGCACTCCTCTAAAAGATTTAAGGGCACAGAACCTAGCTCTACTCAGAACCTAATTCAAATATTTCCAGATTACTAAAGGGCAAATACTTCAGATATAGTGATATACCGAGAGCTGAGTTAGGAAATGTACCTTCTTGAGGCTGGCGCAGCATCTTGGAGGGCCGAAAAGTGGTTGAAAAGGGCTTGTCATGGAGAATAGGCTTTGGAACGTCAGTTAAAATTACCCAACATCCTTGGTTGCCTCCCCCGGTGCCATTCATTGTTCCTTTATCAGGCTTCCAACAGCAATCTAACCACACTCTATTCTATGTCAGCGATCTAATGACTCCTGATCAAAGATGAAACCAAACGCTAATAGAGTCCACCTTCACTGCGGCTATTAGCTCGAGAATCCTGTCAATAACACCAgcagaaggagaagatgaaattAGTTGGATCTGGTCTAAATCAAGAACATACGAGATAAATTCAGGTTATAAAATTGCTTATTCTTTCTACCATCTACCACTTTTTCAATGCcccaatcttttcaaaatcataaaGTCTGGGATAGTCTATGAAAAATGAAGTTGCTGCACAAGATAAAGATTTTTTCTGTGGAAATGCTTACATGAAAAACTCCCGGTGAGAGCTTATTGCATAGCAAATTTTCAGGCACTCTTTGTACTTATCCTTGTTGTCTAGTCCAAGAAAAAACCATCTGCTACTGTCTCTTTCAATGCCCCCTCTCTATAGCAATTTGGATATCAGCGTTGATTAATGAAAATATGTAGAGCAATTGCTTTGAGTCATTCTTCCATTAGTGGCAAAAAGTTTGCATGCGTGGGGCTGAAAATTCGGATGGATGCCGACTAAACACATTTCTGATAGTGCTCTGCTGGAATTGCTGGAAGGCGAGAAACCGGTACGTCTTTGACAAGGAAATGGGCTCTGCATATAAATTGGCTCAAGATTCTCACAAGCTAACCAACGAGATTCTGGAAGCAAGCCTTACTTGATTTGTTTGGTTCCCGTGCTTGAGTGCTTCACCACATACCTTTACCCTTTCGTTTCTCCTTATCTTTAATTCTTTTTGCTTTGACACATGTATTAGTGTCATTTGGAAGCTCCCCATTTCTTGTATTGTTTCAATTTTAGatctcttgttatttttttaaactctaataaataatatatatctttggggaaaaaaaagtaattttagtAAACACTTCAATTATGAAATTATTTGAGTAGTATtaagttattaaaaaaacttttttaaaaaattattttttttttatcttttagtatatttgaaaaacttttaataataaaaataaaaaggttcaaagataaaaaatattttttttagaagttaTAATTCAGGGTAAAAAACGCATATAAGTCAAGGACAGATTTTAATTACGCAATTCAGCCAAACCAGATTCtcattcatcaatcaaccaaaacaCACTATTACGAAGCAACAAAATTCGAATTAGATTTGTTCATAATTCGAATCGACTTAGCTCGAATTATGACCAACCATTGCGCACAAGTAGTTCGAATCAAGTTGCCACGAATTACACGACCATAGTTCGAATTTAGtcaattcgaattacatgcattTCGTGACATGGGGGAAGTTCGAATagtatcaattcgaattactctTTTTTTGCATGTGTGCCACTGACGGAGGAGAGAGAGACTTAAAAGTGTTAAAGATGAAAGACTGAGAAACCAGCGCTATGTCTCTCACCCAATGTTCTGTGTTCTATCATAAAAACAATTAAGAGTTAACTAACGAGAAAGGCAATATTGAGTTGCATAATTAAAATCTGTCCTTGGCTTATATGCAATTTTTTACCCTATAATTCATGCGCAGAAAGAAAACTAACGAGAAAGGCAATATTGAGTTTTTCTTTGCACACTTTAAGCACGTAGAAAATTAATCAGTAAACTGACAGAAATCTGAATTAAAAATCTACGGCTTAtacattcaaaaattaagaaaagaatacTGAAGAGAATACGTACAAAGTCAACATTTCAAAGTGCAGTTCACATCACAAATCTCATTCGGAAATGTGATATTCTGTTTAGAAAACATACCAATTAATTACATTGTTTCTACTTTCTACCAAccacaacacaaaaaaaaaagacaattaaTTATGTAAACGCTTTATAATCATCTAAAAAGTCAAAAGCTTTAGACATGAAAAATATCTAAACTTCAAAACCCCACTACAAGACCAGACTATAAGAAGCAAGACAATGATTAATGATTCCCTGCATTGATACATTCAAATTTCAATATCCATAGACTAAAGTGATATTTTATTGCAACTTGATGCATAATGCATATTACACATTCCTTATTCATTTATCACAATGCAGCGAAAACTAACACGAATATCTCGTTGCAAAGCAAGGAGAATAGGTACATCCAGCCTTCCTCTTATTCTTCTTGTCCTTATCCTTAATGTCGCTAGGGAGGGACAAGAGACTCTCTGTATACACCGCATCTGCTCTACGGATGGGAcaataaagatttttaaaatgcTTAAACAGGTCTCCTCTGACGTTATATATTAAGTACCCTTTTTGATCGGAGAAAGGATGACCTTTTCCAATAATATCACCGTTACTGGATAAGCACAATGGCTGAAAGGTTTTGCAAGGAATCTGAAAGAGAGTCCAAGATGAGTGCACTTTATATTCTTTCATCACCCATATCTCAGTTGTATGGCTACTATAATTGTGACAATACAAAGATAGGCAGTCTCCTAGTAGGGCGAGACATGGAAAGAGGCATTTACTGATTAGCAGTTGTCCCGGTGCAGATATCCTTGAGAAAGTCCTTTCCTTAAGATCAAAGATAAGAATAGCATCCCTGTAATCTTTAAGACAGGAAGGCACCCAATGAATAGCGCCATTCAAGAACAACCCACAAGAATTGCGGTCAAACCAATCCAATGGTCTGGGGAGTACAGCATCAAGATTAATCCATGAATTGGTTCTCAAGGACAAGCATTCCAAGTGATCTTCTTGCCTTTCATAATCCCTATAAGCTACAACAAGTAAGTAATCATCCTGTGATGCATCATAACCAAATCCATGCAGATTCCTACTGTAGGGAAGCCTAAAGCCTTGGTATTTAAGACTACGAACAATATGAGAATAGAATATTCTTTTGCTGAATCCAGTCAGTGGGTTCCATACCACAAGAAAACGTGGGTTTCCACGCAAGAGAATAAATCCTCTGCAGGATCCCAATACCTCAAAATCATAATCTGGTTTCTTCTCGAAAGGGGGAGACACTTCTTTTTGTGATGCATCGTTTTCGTCTAAGTAAATCAAGTAAGCCATAGCGCCTTTTTTCATGAAGACGTTGGTGGCAGCGGAAGAGTGGCAAAAATGCAATTCCGCAAAGTCAGGATCAGAAATTAGAGAGCACCACAGCTTGGAAACGCACTTGAGGCGAGCGACATGTCTGATAGGCACCCGCAATAGGATTATGTGAATCAGGTCACGAGGGAGAATGTCGTGAATGCTTTTGCtctttcattcatcttcttctccaTGGTAGATTCCTTTTTTGCTTTGTTCACTGTGTGCTTCAGCTTCTTATCTAAGCTTGGATTGATGAGCTTTTTGCAATTCAAATACCAATTCACTGTCAACTCCGGTCCCTGGGACTTGTAATTGCCTTGAAATCCTAAAAATAAGGGAAGGGGAAGCGTTAGTTTTGGATTGGATATTGGAAAACAGTTcaactaggtatcctttaaaaATCGTACAACATTCAgccttttattataataattaaagaaaattaaaacaaacacaacTAAAAAGTATGAATAGATttattgtctttttaaaattaaatacacattcaaaatacaatttaaaaaaactgaaatttaaaatttaaattttaaatttttgtttcggatttaatatatttaattattaatatattataatttaaatatatatctaaaaatcaaattattcaaaattcaaaattttaattttaaaaatataaaataaaccttaaactatcaaattattaattaaactcatACAAAACACTCAAAGAAGCAGAGAAGTCACGTTTGCGCCATGTCGAAAATTCATAAGCGCACATGGAAAACTCAGAGGTGCACATCGAGAAGTCATCCTCCGCTATCGTTTATCCTCAAAACTCAGAGGTGCACATCGAGAAGTCATCATCCGCTGTCGTTCATCCTCTTCTGCGCTCATCCTCAACGCTGCCTTCCTCCTTTTCGGCACTCATTTACAACGCTgtctttttaatgtttaaatttaaattttagatttatgattttggatgtgttttaaaaatattttctgtataacatcataattttagatgtgttacagttattttttaatgtttaaatttagattttagatttatgattttatattttctgtgtaacttcataattttagatgtgttacaattagtttttaatgtttaaatttaaattttagatttatgattttggatgtgttttaaaaatattttttgtataacttaatattttagatgtgttacaattgaaaaagaaactacaattgaaaatattttagtttatgtatataattatattcgaccattcataattgtattattaacatttatattgtattattaaaGTTGActgattttagatgtgttttaaaaatattttgtataaaatatcatactatcagatgtattataattaaaaaataacaacacaattttaaattaattgttgattatatactttatttgcaacaactttattaataaaattaaataagatcaaCCTTGTTCCAATTAAATCAGCAGAGtgtttttatgtttaaattaaaatataattaaaaatgttgaacatgatatttcttaacaaattacATAAACACATGTGTGGAAAATAATGATACCTTTCACCAATGCAAAATGAGAGAGTGCTTCAGCTGGAAGGTGGTGATGGTCTTCACCAATAAAGACGAGATGGAGAATTCAGCTGACAGCGTCCTTTTTGGTTTGGGATTCACGTGTGAATATCCCGTAGAATAAGGAATTTTAAAAACTGTATCTGTTACGTGAAGTTACGAAAGTAAAGCAAAATCACCGTAACTACCAATGAAGTGGgtgtgttttaaaatttaaatttaaattaaaatctaattatagatATGTATCTACAAAATAGAACATgttacactaaaaaaataattaaatattatttaaatctgaTTAAAGACTGATTAAAGGCTGATTAATACTTAGATAGAGACCtagaaaaaataaggaaaaataataagagaCACAAGACTAGTATTAGTATCCATAACAtagtttacaataaaaaatttgtaaCAATTCTAAAAATTGTAAAAGCCTATACTCAAGACAGTTAAATTTTTATACTGTATGTGTAGATATTTAAATCCTAAATATACAATACTAACTGTGTATTTGAGCCTCATTGCAGTCTTAACAATTAACGCATCAAAAAATCAAATTAGAAAACTGAATTGAAAATCTAcagcataaaaaaatttattacatttaAAAATCAATATTGTAGAGAATATAGTAAAATAGACAATTTCATCGAAGTATTCTATCATCATCAAGCAATAAGCATAAGCAAGGTTAAACGGGTGTGTTGATTTAGTTTCTGAAAATAGGAAAATTTTAAGAGAATTCAATGTATCTGTAACTTCTAATTCAGGTAAGCATATCTGCCTCTACATCAATTCTTtagttaattaccaaaaattttttactaacaatTTTATCAGTTACATATTAATTACTTATATGTCATTAGGATGAATTTTCTGagtcttattttattgtaatgTACCTAATAATATTACAAAAGATACacatcaattaaaaattatttacgtGTTGCCAAAGCTAACATCTTAACTGAAAGTATACAATGAATAAGAAAAAGTATATTATGTGAATAAGCGAGATGTCTGATCGGCACCCGCAGTAGGATTATGTGAATAAACTCAAGAGGGACGATGTCGTGAATGCTCTTACTCTTGTCATTCCGATTCTTCTTCTCCATGCTCATGCTCGATTGTTCTTTTGCTCTGTTCACGGTGTGCTTcagct harbors:
- the LOC112795445 gene encoding F-box/kelch-repeat protein At3g23880-like, with translation MKKGAMAYLIYLDENDASQKEVSPPFEKKPDYDFEVLGSCRGFILLRGNPRFLVVWNPLTGFSKRIFYSHIVRSLKYQGFRLPYSRNLHGFGYDASQDDYLLVVAYRDYERQEDHLECLSLRTNSWINLDAVLPRPLDWFDRNSCGLFLNGAIHWVPSCLKDYRDAILIFDLKERTFSRISAPGQLLISKCLFPCLALLGDCLSLYCHNYSSHTTEIWVMKEYKVHSSWTLFQIPCKTFQPLCLSSNGDIIGKGHPFSDQKGYLIYNVRGDLFKHFKNLYCPIRRADAVYTESLLSLPSDIKDKDKKNKRKAGCTYSPCFATRYSC